ATCCTAATTTTTCACGATTTGCCCATTCTTCTGGTAAATGACGATTTGCCGCTTGACGGAAAACGTCTTTGGTGTTGTTTTGATTCATAAGATATTTTGCTGGAATTCGTTGTGCTAATTTCATCACTTCAATATCCAATAATGGTACTCGTAATTCAAGAGAACTTGCCATAGAAAGTTTATCTGCTTTTAATAAAATATCTTTTGGCATCCATTGGTGAACATCCACGTATTGCATTTTGTTGACTTCACTTTCAATACCTTCTGTTTGATCAAAGTGCGGATTCATGATCTCTTTAACAGACGGTGCAGTTTGAAATTCTGGTTTCAAATAACTTGCAGCTTCTTGTTCATCAAAGACTTTGGCGTGACCGATAAAGAATTCGCGCGCTGGCGCAGTTGCTTCATATAAATGAATACGACCATGGAAATTTTTCATGTGACCAAATTTACGGCCAATGGAGTAGCGCATACCTTTTGGCAGTTTCTTCAATCCTTGGGCAAAAACACGGACCATTTTAGAATTGGTATGGAAGCCATATGTTTGGTAACCGGCAAATAATTCATCCGCACCTTCCCCTGATTGTACCACTCGTACAGATTGTGACGCTAAGTTCGCCAAGAAATAAAGGGGAACACAAGATGGATTAGAGTCTGGCTCATCCAAATGATATTGAATAAGCGGAAAAGCCTTAAAAGACATATCGCCATCAATAACCGCAGCCGTATTATTCAAATCCAACATTTTGGTTAGCTTCCGCGCTTCAATTGCTTCATTATACGTCTTATCATCAAATCCAATTGAAAAAGAATGATCTGGTCGCAATACAGAAGTTACATAACTTGAATCAACACCGCTAGATAAAAAAGCACCTACTTCGACATCCGCTATACGGTGAGCAGCAATCGAAGCTTCGACTGTTTTATCAATTTCTTCTATCCATTCATCTTTTGAGTAAGCATCTTTTTTTGTAAAATCAGCATCCCAATATTCTTTAATTGTTAGTTTTCCATCTTTATACGTAAAGTAATGTCCTTCAGGTAAACGAAAAACATTTTTAAAGAATGTTTCGCCATTTAATGGTGAGTATTGAAATGTCATATACGGTTTCAAAGCAGCTGTATTTAGCTCTTTGTCAAAATCTGGATGTGGTAAAAAGCTCTTGATTTCTGAACCAAACATGAACGTACCATTCATTTGCGTATAATAATACGGTTTAATACCAAAATGATCACGAGCACCAAACAATTCTTGCTTTTCAATATCCCAAATAGCAAAAGCAAACATCCCGCGCACTTTTTGTAAAAGTTCGGCGCCCCATTCTTCATAACCATGCAATAATACTTCTGTATCTGCATGTGTCGAAAAAATATGTCCAGCAGCAATTAATTGCTCTCTTAAAGGTTGAAAATTATAAATTTCTCCATTAAAGATAATTACTTTGCTACGGTCTTCATTATAAATAGGCTGTGAGCCACCTTCTAAGTCAATAATTGACAACCGACGAAAACCCAATGCCACATTTTTGTCTGTATAT
The genomic region above belongs to Enterococcus saigonensis and contains:
- the asnB gene encoding asparagine synthase (glutamine-hydrolyzing), which translates into the protein MCGIVGFVNSKDQKQEIIEDMMDRIVHRGPNSSGKYTDKNVALGFRRLSIIDLEGGSQPIYNEDRSKVIIFNGEIYNFQPLREQLIAAGHIFSTHADTEVLLHGYEEWGAELLQKVRGMFAFAIWDIEKQELFGARDHFGIKPYYYTQMNGTFMFGSEIKSFLPHPDFDKELNTAALKPYMTFQYSPLNGETFFKNVFRLPEGHYFTYKDGKLTIKEYWDADFTKKDAYSKDEWIEEIDKTVEASIAAHRIADVEVGAFLSSGVDSSYVTSVLRPDHSFSIGFDDKTYNEAIEARKLTKMLDLNNTAAVIDGDMSFKAFPLIQYHLDEPDSNPSCVPLYFLANLASQSVRVVQSGEGADELFAGYQTYGFHTNSKMVRVFAQGLKKLPKGMRYSIGRKFGHMKNFHGRIHLYEATAPAREFFIGHAKVFDEQEAASYLKPEFQTAPSVKEIMNPHFDQTEGIESEVNKMQYVDVHQWMPKDILLKADKLSMASSLELRVPLLDIEVMKLAQRIPAKYLMNQNNTKDVFRQAANRHLPEEWANREKLGFPVPIKAWLKEDHGYEEVKALFTADFAKQFFDQEKIMKLLNDHHEGKAEVQRKIWTIFTFLTWYKVYFIDEEIPKAEAITYETL